A segment of the Terribacillus aidingensis genome:
TGAGGTGAAGCATTATCCGTACTTTATGGCGCGTATTTTAGATGTGCCTGCCTTCTTTGAGAAATATGATTGGCAAGGAAGTCCTGCGGGTGTTGTGCTGCACGTAGAGGATACAATCATTCGGGAAAATAATGATACGTTTACTTTTAAAGACGAAAACACAGAAATCTCATCAGAGACGAAAGGCATTAAGCTATCTATCAACATGCTTGCTGCCATTGCGTTTGGTTACAAGCGACCGTTTGTCCTTTGGCAGGCAGGGTTGATAGACGGACCAGAGGAAATGATTCGGAAATTCGAGCAAAGTATCCCAAGGCGTGAACCATACATCTATGATTTCTTCTAAGGAGATTACCATTATATGAAAAAGAAAGAGTTCCACCGGCTTGCCCGTGCTGTGATCCGTAAAGGAGACAGCATCCTGCTGGCTAAGGCGGAAGGATGGCAAAACAGCTTCCTGCCAGGCGGTCATGTGGAAATTGGAGAAGGTGCTGAAGCTGCCTTGTTGCGTGAACTGCAGGAGGAGCTTGGCGTAAAGGGAAAGATTAGTAGCTTTCTCGGAGACTTCGAGCACAGCTGGCAGTATGAAGATACAGTACATTTCGAATTGACACATGTATTTGAAGCAGTGATTGATAAGGAGCAGATTGAGAGCCAGGAACCGCATCTTCAATTCTTCTGGGCAACTCCAGAAGAATTCGAAGAGCTGGATCTGCAGCCTTATCCACTTATCAATGCCTTGCGAGAAGGCCAGCTTCCTAAGTCTGTGTGGCGGAGCACATTGGAGACAAACTGATTTTATCGGTTTGTCTTTTTTCTTTAAAAAATACTTGCGGTTGACGCTGCGTCAGCGTTTATCGTTATAAGCATAAGGAGGGAAGCATGATGACATACACTGTTCAAAAGCTGGCAGAGCTTGCTGGGGTGAGCAAGCGTACATTGCGCTATTACGATCAAATCGGTTTGCTGCATCCGGCTGAAATCAATGTGAGCGGATATCGGATCTATACGGAAAAAGAGGTGGATCTGCTGCAGCAAATTCTTTTTTTTAGGGAGTTGGATGTGGATCTGGATACAATCAAATCCATTATTTATTCTCCGGATTTCGATAGGAAGAAAGCTTTAGAAGAGCACCGCGACAGTTTACTGGAAAAGCAGGAGCATATCCGTATGCTTCTTGGAAACGTTGAAAAAAGTATTCAAGCGATAGAAAGGAAGGTAGAAATGACCGATCACGAAAAATTCACAGGCTTCAAGGAACAGAAAATTGCTGAAAATGAAGCCAATTATGGAGAAGAAATCAGAGAAGCATATGGCAAAGAAGCAGTGGAAGCTTCCAATCAAAAATTCCGTGGTTTGACGGAGGAACAGTACAAGAAAATGAACGAAGTCGAGCAGCGTTTATTCGAAAAGCTGAAGACTGCAATGCAGGCAGGAGATCCAACTGCACCAGAAGCATTGCACGCAGCTGAACTGCATCGGGAATGGCTGTCATTCACTTGGTCTGCCTACTCTAAAGAAGCACATGCAGGTTTAGCGGAGATGTATGTCGAAGATGAACGATTCGCAGCTTATTATGAAAATAAAATTCGAGAAGGAGCAGCTCAATTTCTTCGGGATAGCATCCGTTATTATACAAAGCTTTGACGTCATGCGCAGCTTTTGTATTCCAAAGCGAAGAGGTGATACACTAATTGGAAAAGGAGAGATGACATGAACAGAAAAGTTGTAGTGAACGGTATGGAACTGGCTGCTTATGATTATGAACATAAATATGTCACGAAAAACGGGAAGGAATTGAACGAAATCAGCTTCAAGTTCCCAGTGACAAGTGAAGCTTACCATGATGTGGCTGTTATGCTGTATAAAGATGATTTCCAAGTGGAGGTTCCGGAAGAAAACATTGCTTTCGAAGCAGCAATCAAACAGTACAGCACAAGTATCACGAATCTGTATGAGAAAGAACAGGTAGGCGAATATTCCCTCGTGCTGGAGGAGAAGGCAGGAGCTGCGCTATGAAGATTGTCGTAGCTCCTGACTCCTTTAAGGAGAGCATGACAGCATTGGAAGCGGCGTCTGCTTGCGAGCGGGGAATCCGCCGGGCAATTCCGGATGCAGAAGTCGTAAAGGTTCCGATGGCTGATGGCGGTGAAGGGACTGTGCAATCATTAGTGGATGCGACGGGCGGGAGGCTGCATACCTGTGAAGTAACAGGACCGCTTGGAAATAAGGTAAGTGCGGTATTTGGTATGCTTGGTGGTGGAAAAACGGCTGTTATCGAAATGGCTGAGGCATCGGGTCTCCATCTTGTCCCGCGTGACAAGCGGGATCCGCTCCGTGCTACAACGCGCGGAACAGGCGAATTGATGATGAAAGCATTAGATGCAGGAGCAGAGCATTTGATTATCGGTCTTGGCGGCAGTGCAACGAATGATGGCGGCGCAGGGATGGCTGCTGCTCTGGGAGTGAAATTCCTGGATGCAGAGGGGAAGCAGCTGGAAGATGGTGCACTTGCGTTGAAAGAGCTCTCCGAAGTGAAAGCAGAAGGACTAGATCCACGCTGGCAGCATGTTCAAGTGGAAGTAGCCTGCGATGTGGAAAACCCGCTGACGGGTGAAAATGGCGCATCCTTTGTGTTCGGACCACAAAAAGGTGCAAACGACGAAATGGTCATTCAACTGGATGACATACTCACACATTACGCTGCAAAAGTGGAACAGACTGTCGGTAAGCAGATTGACCAGCTGCCAGGTGCAGGAGCTGCAGGTGGATTAGGAGCCGGATTAGTGGCTTTTATGCCAGCAGAACTGAAAAGTGGCATCACCATTGTGAAGGAAGCAGCAGGGCTGGCAGATCATATCAAGGGTGCAGATTTGGTTATTACAGGCGAAGGGAAAATCGATGGCCAGACGATTTACGGAAAGACACCGATCGGGGTAGCCAAATCAGCGAAACAATTCGGAGTGCCAGTCATCGCCATCGCCGGAAATGTAGGGGAAGGAAGCGACGCAGTCTATGCACATGGTATAGATGCTGTGTTCAGTATCATGCCAGGTGTAATGAACTTGTCAGATGCACTTTCCAATGGGGAAACAAATATTGAACAGACTGTCTACAATATCTGTAAAACGATGCAAATTTCCCGGTCATTCTAAAAGAAATCTTTCCTTGGAAAACTAGATATGAAAGATACCTTTCTTTATGTATAAAACTTCACAAATTGGTCACACTGTTATGTGTAAGCGGTTACTTTATAGCGTATACTAACAGTATAAAGTGGAGGGTATACAGAAAGGAGAGGCTGAGAATGATCTTGAAAGCGCTTAAGGAAACGGGTGATATGACGATCTCTTATTATGAGAACGGCATGCTGCATACCTTTACCGGAAGATATCATAATCTGAATCTCTTGGACCAAACGCTTTGCCTGGAAAATGATGAAAAGAAACGAATGATAATCCATATCGCGGGTATTCAGCAAATACATTAACAAACAGCCGAAAGCATCTCTTGATGTTTTTCGGCGTTTTTTTATGTTTTTTACCATTTTTGCGGTACAATAGATGGAACAAATAAGATACCCGTTTCCTTATGTAAACGGATACGGGAAAACAGCTGTCAGAAGAACGGGCTGATTAGTGGAGGTTTCAAGCATGGGTTCGCAATATCCAGATGATGGACTGACTTTACATACAGATCTTTATCAAATCAATATGGCGGAGACGTATTGGAGTGATGGGGTCCACGAAAGAAAGGCAGTGTTCGAGGTTTCGTTCCGCAAGCTGCCGTTCGGTAATGGCTTTGCCATATTTGCAGGATTGGAGCGTGTTATAGAATATTTACAGCAATTTCGTTTCACAGAGAGTGATCTGGCGTACTTAAAGGATGAGCTTGGTTATGGGGAAGACTTCCTTGCTTATCTGAAGGATTTGCGTTTTACAGGGACTGTTTACTCCGTTGTTGAAGGAGAGCTTGTCTTCAGCAATGAGCCGCTTATGCGGATCGAAGCACCGCTGGCTGAGGCGCAGCTGGTAGAGACGGCAATTTTGAATATCGTCAATTACCAGACGCTGATTGCGACAAAGGCATCCAGAATCAAGCTCCTGCTTGGCGATGAGATTGCACTGGAGATGGGCAGCCGTCGTGCGCATGAGCTGGATGCAGCAGTCTGGGGTACGAGAGCAGCTTATATTGGCGGGTTTGAGGCAACTTCGAATGTCCGTGCAGGCAAGAAATTCGGCATTCCGGTAGCAGGGACATTGGCACACTCGATGATTCAAGCTTATCGCGACGAATACACTGCATTCACTAAGTATGCGGAGCGGCATACGAATTGTACATTCCTTGTCGACACATATGATACGCTTCGTTCTGGTGTACCGAACGCTATCCGGGTTGCGAAGGAACAGGGTGATAAAATCAAGTTCACTGCAATCAGACTTGATAGCGGAGACTTGGCTTACTTATCCAAGAAGGCTCGGAAAGCATTGGACGAGGCTGGATTTACGGAGACGAAGATTTCCGCATCGAATGATTTGGACGAAGAAACGATTCAGAGCTTGAAATCCCAAGGAGCGAAGATCGACATCTGGGGTATAGGGACAAAGCTGATTACTGCTTATGATCAGCCGGCTTTAGGTGCGGTGTACAAGATGGTGAGCATCGAGGATGAAGGCGCGATGCAGGATACTATCAAGATCAGTGCCAATCCGGAGAAGGTATCGACGCCAGGCTTGAAGAAGGTATACCGAATCGTCAATCGAATTAGTAAAAAATCCGAAGGCGATTACATCGCGATGGAGGATGAAAATCCACAGGAAGAGGATCATCTGAAGATGTTCCACCCAGTCCATACGTATGTGAGCAAGTTCGTGACAAATTACGATGCAGTTAATCTGCATCAGACGATATTCAAAGACGGCAATCTTGTCTACGAGCTGCCTGCTATTGAGGATATCAAGGCTTATGCGAAAGACAATCTTTCTCTGCTATGGGATGAATATAAACGTCCAAAAGCGCCGGAGGAATATCCTGTCGATCTCAGTCAGAAGTGCTGGGATAATAAGATGGCGAATATCCAAAAAGTGAAAGAGCATGTAAAATCTTTGCACACAACAACTTAATAGGGTTACAATTCATCTTATTGGGAATAACTGTATCATCCAGTTCTTATCTTCTAAATGGAATTCCTGTGAAAATGCTGTTGCAGCAATGTTAAGAATGCAGATTAATAGCCATGAACACCGGGATGCATGCTATAATAAGGAAATACGGGAACAGCCATGTTCCTGCATATTAATCTAAAACATACAGCTTTTACATCAGGTGAAGGTTATGTATAAATTTATCAAATGAGGTGTTTTTCATGAACAAAGCAGAATTAGTAGAAGCAGTAGCGCAACAAGCAGAACTATCTAAAAAAGATGCAAGCAAAGCAGTTGATGCACTACTTGAAACAATCTCTGAAACACTTGCAAAAGAAGAAAAAGTACAGCTTGTAGGCTTCGGTACTTTCGAAGTGAGAGAGCGTGCAGCACGTACTGGCCGTAATCCGCAGACAGGCGAAGAAATCACAATCCCTGCTTCCAAAGCGCCAGCTTTCAAGGCGGGTAAAGATTTCAAAGAAGCTGTAAAATAAGAAAGATTCCTTTTAGGAAATAAAAACTGCCGACGCACTAGTGCGTCGGCAGTTTTTTTATAGCTTGCTAATATGGATGATCGACAGTTGTCCGTTGTTTGCTTCGATTTTCCATAACGGTTCAAACATTGTACGTAAGGTGACGACTGTATCTTCATCTGTCTTTAGACCTTGGACCGTCTTGTCCTCTACCGTATAATCTTTACCTTCCTCTAAACCGAAACGCAGATGCAGAAGATTCCGTACGCCGTTAAAGGTAGGGAAGGAAATGCTGTAGCCCTCTTTTAAAGCAGATGTTAGCTTGTTTTGCTGTGACTGGAGCATCTCTGGATCGACTTTTGGATAGCTGTCCTGAATTACTCTCCATTCGCCTTCTTCAATTAGTTTTGCGGTTTGCTCTCTTCCCAGGCCGCTTTGGGCGATACGTTCGATTTGATAGGCTTCTGCTTGAGATATTGTGATTGTCATGTTTATGTCTCCTTTAGTGAATGGCTTTATTCGATGGTGCTTGGATGGTGTAGGATTTCCGTCTTTTGTACAGGTAGGCAATCAGCTCCAGCAAAAAGCCAGGTACCTTTTTCGGAAATAATTTTTTCTTGTAGAATCTTTCATAAGCCCGGTGAAGGTCTTCCCATTGCGTGCAATGCTTTTGCTGGCGGAATCGGGCAGGATCGATTAAGCGGATGTTTCCATCAGGTGTGATCAGGATGTTACGCAGATGAATGTCGGATGGATTCAATCCTTCTGCTGCTGCTGCGGCCAGGGCCTTGTCAATATCGGCTATATGATGATCTGTTATGGGGATTCCCTCACGTAGGCAATCGTACAATGTATGGCCAGGAATGTAATCCATTACCAAATAACCGTTACCGGCTGCGTGAAGAGCAGGAAAGAAATGGTTGCTCTCAAGTGTTTTATAGATTTCCGCTTCTTCCGCTGCAATGTGACGGAAGGCAGGGAAAAATACCTTCATTACTTTAGAAGATTCCGTAAGGCGGAATGCGAATGCGCTCCTGCCAGTCCCGATTAATACGAGAGAGGAAGGGTACGCTGTTAAATGGGGCATCGTATCAGAACCAGACATGTGAATCTGCTCAGCAATCTGTTCAAAATCAGCCATTTCCAGCACTCCTTTTCTTTGGAACAAGGGCTTGTACAGTTATCATACGCACGAACTCGGGAGTAGGTGCATAAAAATAGTAAAAAAGCTAGTCCATCCTCCGTGATCCCAATCTTGGATTTCCTGCTTTCTGGCTATTTTCATCGTAACAGGGACTGTTTTCTTTACCTTTCGGGAAAATAACTATATCGTCAATCTATAAAGCTCCTCTTTTTTCAACCCAATCAAAATCATATAAAGAGAAAAGGTGATTACATGCAAGAGAGACCTAGTACAACGGAATATCCTGCTTATTTCCAAGATTACATGAAACTTGTGCCTGAGGGAAACATAGTAGCTTTGTTTAAGGAACAAGAAAGACAAACATCCAATTTACTGCAAGGCCTGACTGATGAACAAGCCTGCTTCGCTTACGATACGGAGAAATGGACGATCAAGGAAGTGATTGGCCACCTGACAGACACAGAAAGAATTATGTCTTATCGCTTGCTTACCATTGCACGAGGAGATGTGACGCCGCTGCCAGGATTCCATGAAGATTCCTATGTGCTGCAAGCGAAGTTCACGGAGATGACAGTAGCGAGCCTTCTGGCGCAATATAAGGCAGTGCGTTCCTCCACGATTGCTTTGCTGGAGTCACTGAATGATCAGGATTGGATCAGGCAGGGAATGGCAAACGGTCATGTAACGTCGGTTCGGGCGCTAGCGTATATAATGCTTGGCCATGAACGTCATCACCACAATATCCTCCATGATCGTTACTTTGCTTCTGCTACGTATCCGCTGAACCGTATGTGAGTTGGGGTATATTGACAGAATTACTTAACTCGTGTATGCTATATTGCAGATTAATAGAATAGGATTGTGATTGCTCCAAAGGGGAGTAGCTTCCAGTTAAGTCGACAATACGTGATAGCTTGCTATCGCCGGTTTAACTGACAACGTCAAGTTGTTTGCCAGACCTTTGCCAATTTGGTGAAGGCTGATTACAGACGGGACCTTCACTCTGTGGGGGTCCTTTTCGTTTAGTACACACAAATGGAGGAATTATTTCCGTGTTGAAGAAATGCTTAGAACTGATGCAGCTGCGGGCACCATCGATAAGGCTCGAACTTAATCAGGCAAGCTATCATGCAGGAGAAAAAATTGAGGGACATTTTCAGCTTCTTGGAGGCTGGAAGGACCAAAATTTGAACAGATTAGATTGTGATTTAGTTATAAAAAACAGCGCAAACGATAAAATAGTGAATATAAAGAATGTATTAAGCATTTTTATGTCCAAGCAATTGAAATCGAATGAGCAAATGAAGAAGCCGTTCACATTCCGTTTGCCGGAGGAACTGGAACCAAGCTCTGGAACATTGGTCTATGAACTGCAGACGAAGCTTGTGTTCGCCAATGAAAAATGCGCGAAGGATGATAGGCAAGTACAGATATTAGCGTAGACGCTAAGAGAAGGAGGAGATTGCATTGGGAAGGCTTTGCTGAAAATAACAACTTTATATAACAGAAGTTTTGCTGACGCTGCTCCTCGTCGAGGTGTCGCAGCTATTTTATTAATCTGCTTGTAAACTATCAAACAAATAAGCGAGGTGAGTCCCTTCATTCAAAGAAGGGAATTAATTGGACCCATCAATAGTCATTAATTTAAGTTTAGTAGTGTTATTCATCATTTTTACGGCCTTTTTCGTAGGTGCAGAGTTTTCAGTCGTGAAGGTACGTATGTCCCGGATCGACCAGCTTGTTGCGGAAGGGAATAAACGGGCAATCATTGTCAGTAAGCTAGTGAATAATCTTGATTATTACTTGTCAGCCTGTCAGTTGGGTATCACTGTAACGGCGCTAGTACTAGGTGCGTTAGGTGAACCTACAGTAGAGAAAATACTACACCCGCTGTTCAATGATTTAGGATTGTCTGAATCTGTTTCCACCTTGCTTTCCTACGCCATTGCTTTTGCGTCGGTCACTTTCTTGCATGTTGTGATTGGGGAATTGGCGCCAAAAACACTGGCAATCCAGTACACAGAGCAATTGACTTTAATTCTAGGTCCGCCTCTGTATTGGTTTGGTAAGCTGATGGCTCCGTTCATTTATTTACTGAATGGTTCTGCTCGTGTATTTCTGAAGTTGTTCGGCGTGAAGCCGGCTACGCATGAATCAGCACACTCGGAAGAGGAATTGCGCATCATCATGACGCAAAGTTATCAAAGTGGTGAAATCAACAAAACAGAACTTAGTTATATGGAAAATATTTTTACATTCGACGAACGTGTGGCGAAGGATATCATGGTGCCGCGGACACAAGTGGTCACCTTGGAGAAATCCATGACAGCTGCAGAAGTGATCGAGATCATCGATGAACATCAGTTCACACGATACCTTGTGACAGAGGATGGAGATAAAGACCATATCATCGGTTTCGTCAATGTGAAGGAAATGCTTACGGATTTTGCAGCGGGCAGAAGACAAAGCCTGCCTAACTTCATCCATGAGCTGCCGCTTATCCATGAAGGAACGTCGTTGCAGGATGCTCTTTTGAAGATGCAGACTGAACGCGTGCATATTGCACTCGTAGTGGATGAATACGGTGGAACCGCAGGTATTCTGACGATGGAGGACATTCTGGAAGAGATCGTCGGGGAGATCCATGACGAATTCGATGAAGATGAAGTGCCGGATATCCAGGAAGTGTCTGATCGTACGTATCATATCAATGGTCGGGTACTGCTGGATGATCTAGAGGATCAATTCGGCTCTGTGTTTGACAATCGAGAAGACGTTGATACGATCGGCGGCTGGATTTTCGTCAAAAATGACGACGTAGATTCTCAAACCACTGTTGTGGATGTAGCAGGAAATGAGTGGGAGGTTATCGAAATGGATAACCATCAGATCCTTAAGATTGAACTGCGCATCCTGGAACAAGAACAGCTTCCGAGGCTGGAAGCTTAAGAATCGTGAATAAAAAAAGAAAGGCCGGGATGCCTCTTATGCATCCCGGCCTTTTTTTATTGGAGGTAAACAAATCAAGATGATCAGACTTTATGAAAATAAGCATCAGGAAAAGAATGAGGTTGCCAGGCATCAGCATGACACCCATCAGCTGCTTTATGTCCTGGATGGCGAAGGGAAATGTGAATTGGATACTAGGAGCCAGAAGCTGCATCGTGACAGCATCGTGCTAATCTCTCCTCATACAGAGCATGCGATCCAAGCTCATTCGAAGATGACGGTGCTCGTATTGGAATTCGATATCCGTCAATTAACGGACGATGTCGTTTCTTATCTCGTTGAACCAGTATTCACAGTATCGCGTGTCTTGAACCTATCTCTTTTCGAAAGCAGTGAGATCCGTCAGCTGCTGCGGAAGATGCTATTCGAACAATCACAGAACCACCCGATTCATGCGATGGGGCTGAAGCTCATGCTTGCTCAAGTACTTTACCAGCTTGCAATCATGCAGCAGGAAGATACGACACAGGATACAAATACGAGACGTGCAAGGTGGCTCAAGCATCACCTGGAAACACGATATTTTGAGATTGCCAGTATGGAAGAAGTTGCAGCCAAAGCTGGTGTAAGCAGCCGTTATATGAATCAGATATTTAAAGAAATGTATGATACGACTCCTTATCAGTTCCTGACGGAGGTAAGGCTGCTTAAGGTGAAGAAAATGCTGCGTGAGTCCGATAGGGAAATTGTTTCCATCTGCTTCGAAGTTGGGTTTGAAGCTGTCTCGACATTTTATCGTGTCTTTAAAAAATATGTCGGTGTAACGCCGAATGTCTATCGGCGCACAACAGATGATTTCTGAAATTGAGAATATCAGAAAAGAATGATAAGAAAAATGTAAACGCTTTACTTATACTATCCTTAATATGGATAATGGGAGGCGTAAGTATGGCGACGAAGAAAATTGGGATAATCATGAACGGTGTAACAGGAAGAATGGGAACAAATCAGCATCTTATCAGGTCCATTGCGGCAATCCGCGCAGAAGGCGGTGTGCTGCTTTCGAACGGAGACCGTCTGC
Coding sequences within it:
- a CDS encoding glycerate kinase, which translates into the protein MKIVVAPDSFKESMTALEAASACERGIRRAIPDAEVVKVPMADGGEGTVQSLVDATGGRLHTCEVTGPLGNKVSAVFGMLGGGKTAVIEMAEASGLHLVPRDKRDPLRATTRGTGELMMKALDAGAEHLIIGLGGSATNDGGAGMAAALGVKFLDAEGKQLEDGALALKELSEVKAEGLDPRWQHVQVEVACDVENPLTGENGASFVFGPQKGANDEMVIQLDDILTHYAAKVEQTVGKQIDQLPGAGAAGGLGAGLVAFMPAELKSGITIVKEAAGLADHIKGADLVITGEGKIDGQTIYGKTPIGVAKSAKQFGVPVIAIAGNVGEGSDAVYAHGIDAVFSIMPGVMNLSDALSNGETNIEQTVYNICKTMQISRSF
- a CDS encoding AraC family transcriptional regulator, whose translation is MIRLYENKHQEKNEVARHQHDTHQLLYVLDGEGKCELDTRSQKLHRDSIVLISPHTEHAIQAHSKMTVLVLEFDIRQLTDDVVSYLVEPVFTVSRVLNLSLFESSEIRQLLRKMLFEQSQNHPIHAMGLKLMLAQVLYQLAIMQQEDTTQDTNTRRARWLKHHLETRYFEIASMEEVAAKAGVSSRYMNQIFKEMYDTTPYQFLTEVRLLKVKKMLRESDREIVSICFEVGFEAVSTFYRVFKKYVGVTPNVYRRTTDDF
- a CDS encoding nicotinate phosphoribosyltransferase, with translation MGSQYPDDGLTLHTDLYQINMAETYWSDGVHERKAVFEVSFRKLPFGNGFAIFAGLERVIEYLQQFRFTESDLAYLKDELGYGEDFLAYLKDLRFTGTVYSVVEGELVFSNEPLMRIEAPLAEAQLVETAILNIVNYQTLIATKASRIKLLLGDEIALEMGSRRAHELDAAVWGTRAAYIGGFEATSNVRAGKKFGIPVAGTLAHSMIQAYRDEYTAFTKYAERHTNCTFLVDTYDTLRSGVPNAIRVAKEQGDKIKFTAIRLDSGDLAYLSKKARKALDEAGFTETKISASNDLDEETIQSLKSQGAKIDIWGIGTKLITAYDQPALGAVYKMVSIEDEGAMQDTIKISANPEKVSTPGLKKVYRIVNRISKKSEGDYIAMEDENPQEEDHLKMFHPVHTYVSKFVTNYDAVNLHQTIFKDGNLVYELPAIEDIKAYAKDNLSLLWDEYKRPKAPEEYPVDLSQKCWDNKMANIQKVKEHVKSLHTTT
- a CDS encoding DinB family protein encodes the protein MQERPSTTEYPAYFQDYMKLVPEGNIVALFKEQERQTSNLLQGLTDEQACFAYDTEKWTIKEVIGHLTDTERIMSYRLLTIARGDVTPLPGFHEDSYVLQAKFTEMTVASLLAQYKAVRSSTIALLESLNDQDWIRQGMANGHVTSVRALAYIMLGHERHHHNILHDRYFASATYPLNRM
- a CDS encoding DUF3219 family protein, producing the protein MNRKVVVNGMELAAYDYEHKYVTKNGKELNEISFKFPVTSEAYHDVAVMLYKDDFQVEVPEENIAFEAAIKQYSTSITNLYEKEQVGEYSLVLEEKAGAAL
- a CDS encoding sporulation protein, encoding MLKKCLELMQLRAPSIRLELNQASYHAGEKIEGHFQLLGGWKDQNLNRLDCDLVIKNSANDKIVNIKNVLSIFMSKQLKSNEQMKKPFTFRLPEELEPSSGTLVYELQTKLVFANEKCAKDDRQVQILA
- a CDS encoding hemolysin family protein, giving the protein MDPSIVINLSLVVLFIIFTAFFVGAEFSVVKVRMSRIDQLVAEGNKRAIIVSKLVNNLDYYLSACQLGITVTALVLGALGEPTVEKILHPLFNDLGLSESVSTLLSYAIAFASVTFLHVVIGELAPKTLAIQYTEQLTLILGPPLYWFGKLMAPFIYLLNGSARVFLKLFGVKPATHESAHSEEELRIIMTQSYQSGEINKTELSYMENIFTFDERVAKDIMVPRTQVVTLEKSMTAAEVIEIIDEHQFTRYLVTEDGDKDHIIGFVNVKEMLTDFAAGRRQSLPNFIHELPLIHEGTSLQDALLKMQTERVHIALVVDEYGGTAGILTMEDILEEIVGEIHDEFDEDEVPDIQEVSDRTYHINGRVLLDDLEDQFGSVFDNREDVDTIGGWIFVKNDDVDSQTTVVDVAGNEWEVIEMDNHQILKIELRILEQEQLPRLEA
- a CDS encoding HU family DNA-binding protein, which produces MNKAELVEAVAQQAELSKKDASKAVDALLETISETLAKEEKVQLVGFGTFEVRERAARTGRNPQTGEEITIPASKAPAFKAGKDFKEAVK
- a CDS encoding serine/threonine protein kinase; this translates as MADFEQIAEQIHMSGSDTMPHLTAYPSSLVLIGTGRSAFAFRLTESSKVMKVFFPAFRHIAAEEAEIYKTLESNHFFPALHAAGNGYLVMDYIPGHTLYDCLREGIPITDHHIADIDKALAAAAAEGLNPSDIHLRNILITPDGNIRLIDPARFRQQKHCTQWEDLHRAYERFYKKKLFPKKVPGFLLELIAYLYKRRKSYTIQAPSNKAIH
- a CDS encoding YolD-like family protein, whose amino-acid sequence is MILKALKETGDMTISYYENGMLHTFTGRYHNLNLLDQTLCLENDEKKRMIIHIAGIQQIH
- a CDS encoding NUDIX domain-containing protein, with protein sequence MKKKEFHRLARAVIRKGDSILLAKAEGWQNSFLPGGHVEIGEGAEAALLRELQEELGVKGKISSFLGDFEHSWQYEDTVHFELTHVFEAVIDKEQIESQEPHLQFFWATPEEFEELDLQPYPLINALREGQLPKSVWRSTLETN
- a CDS encoding MerR family transcriptional regulator, translating into MMTYTVQKLAELAGVSKRTLRYYDQIGLLHPAEINVSGYRIYTEKEVDLLQQILFFRELDVDLDTIKSIIYSPDFDRKKALEEHRDSLLEKQEHIRMLLGNVEKSIQAIERKVEMTDHEKFTGFKEQKIAENEANYGEEIREAYGKEAVEASNQKFRGLTEEQYKKMNEVEQRLFEKLKTAMQAGDPTAPEALHAAELHREWLSFTWSAYSKEAHAGLAEMYVEDERFAAYYENKIREGAAQFLRDSIRYYTKL